TGGATTTTGATTTATTTTTGAAGCCAATTCATCTCCACGAATAACGCCTATAGTCTTGAAATTATTTTCTTTTCCAGCGGCTGCAACTGCTAAAATATGATTGGAAAAAGCTCCACCAAAAGTCAATAATGTGTCTTTGTTGTTTCTTTTAGCTTCCAGAATATTGAATTTTAGCTTTCTGAATTTATTTCCTGAAATATAAGGATGCAGTAAGTCTTCCCTTTTTATAAAAAGAGAGATTGAAGAATCATTTAAATCAATTAGCTGATTAATACTTTTCAAAAAAATATTTTTTCAAAAGTAAAAAGAAGTTTTTAATCTGTTGATTAACTAAAAATTATTTATTGGAAACAATTATTTTTTGAGTTTTAACTTGATTTTCCATAGTGTTAATTTTCACCAAATAAACACCTTCGCTTAAACTAGCCGTTGAAAATTCATAGTTTGAATTAGCTTCCAACTTTTGTTTATCAAAAATTTGTTTCCCAGAAATGTCAAACAATTGAATATTTTTAATTTCCAATAAATTAGGGTTTGAAATAGTCAACAAACTATTTGTATTATCTTGAAAAACAAATAAAGATTCTTTAATTGGATTATTAACATCAAGTGCATCTGTGTTCAAAAAAGTAACTTCATATCGATTAGCATGTATACCTTGTGGTAACGTTACTTCATAAAAACCGTTTTTAATATCATGATAAACACCCGTTAAACCATCATATAAATAAACATTATCAGCATCAGTAAAGTTAATAATATCTGCTACTCCAATTTTAAATGTTGATTGTTGATTTGATTTAATCGTGAAAGGAATTCTTTTATTAATATCAAATGGAATTGTAGAAATCACAAAAGGTTTATCACTGTTAGCTAGAGAAAAATAAACATCATTAGGCAAGTTATCATCTGGTGTAGCTGCATCCATTGCATTATCATAACCATCAGTAGTAAACGGATTAAATGCCAATATAGCTTCTCTTGTATATTGATTATTTAATATTGTGTGAATTTTTATTTGCGGAACTTCATCTTTAGAAAACTGTGTATAATCAACTCCTGCAACATTTGGAATTTCGTCCCAATTATTTGTTTCATTAGTACTTGAATTTCTTTCAAATTGAGAATTTGACGCAACACCTTCTTTTACAAAAGTTCGATATACATTTTTCATTTGAGCAGTACCATTGGCAGTACCTTGAACCATAAAACCTTGTCCAATTGGAGAAAACATTCTTTTGTAATTAGAACCTGTACTACCACCAGTTACATTCAATGACCCATCGATATTGAAAGTATTCCAAGTCGCTGGTGTGTAAGTCCCAGGACTATTTGCATTTACATTATTTGGAACATAGATACCATAACCACCTACATAAGATGATAAAAAATGAGAAGTTGCAGGTTTGATGTGTTCCCAAAAATAAGCATTCCCATTAATTACATTAACTGGACCACCTGTTGTCACAGCACCAGTAGTGTAATTTACATTATAACCACTATTTTCAAGCAAAAAATAATTCAAATTTATAGCAGAAGGATAAGGGTTTCCTGTTAAAGTACTATTAGGATATTGTGTTCCAATTGTTGGTGCAGCGACAGAAATATTTATATTACCATCATTTGGCTTACCTCTAAAATCATAGCGCTGAGCATTTCCTGGATTATTAACTTGTATTTCACCTGGGTTGGTTGTATCAGATCCAGTGGTACCTTTCATTGTAAATCCTTCACCTGGTTGTATTATTGAAGCAGAACCAACTGAAATCCATTGAGAATAATTATCAGAAGCTAAAAATTTATAAATCCAGTAGGAAGCTATTGTTAAAGATTCTGTTCCAGAAAGTCCATCATAAGTTGTAGCTGAAATAATTGGATTGATAAAAGCAGTTGAATTGGCAGGTAATTTCAACATACTAATTCCAAAGCTTTCATTTCCTGAAGATGTTGATGCATTACCAATTGGTGAACACCAATAATTATAACCATAATTATTAGACGTTCCTTCTTGAAAAACTGATAAATTACCTAAACCAACATTAGTTGAAACTCCAGTTATTCCTTGTAAAAATTGCCCTTCGTTTCTTAAATAGAAATTACTATTTGCTCCATTAAGTTCTAAATTTCCTCTTGAGTAGACTAATGATGACTTGTTAAAAACATAGCTATTGTTACTAACAAATATTTGTCCGTTACTTTTATTAATTCCAATCAAGAATAATACTAAAAATAAAACAATATTTATATTAAAAAATCTTTTCATACCAATATATATTTAAAAAATAAGAAAGAATTTATTTACTTTATTTGTTAAAAGCTAAATTTTATTTACAAATATAGATTTTTTTATTTTAAAAAAACCCATGTTTTATTAGTAATTTTCTAAACTATTGTTGAAAAAAAAAATGAATCTTGAAAATTTTAACATTTGATTAAAAACAAATATTAGATTTGCAAAATATTAGCATAAATTTAACAGTTTTTAATAGTTTAATGAAAATAAGAAATATCAATCAAGTTATAGAAGCTTCACACAAAAAAGTAATTTTTACAATGTGTTTATTCCTTTTTTTAAGCACTATATGCAACTCTCAAACAATATTAATTTCAGCTGCTGGTGATGGTGGCTTTGAAACAGGAACTAATTTTGCATCTAATGGTTGGAACACAAACACAAGTCCTACAACAACAAGAACTAATTGGGTTTGTGGCACAAATGCTACTTCAGGTTTTAGTGGAACAAGATGTGCCTATTTGTCAAACACATGGAATACAACTCAAACACATACCTACAACCTAACAACGGTTGCTAGAACAACTTTATATAAAGATATTACTATTGCCGATCCATCTGAAACAGATATAACTTTAAGCTTTCGTTGGATATGTTTGGGCGATGGTTCAAATGATAAAATGACCGTATGGCTAGTTCCTACATCAACAAATTTAAATTACAATGCTGCAGCTATTATTGCTTCAGGAAGTGCGCCAACTGGTAATATTCAAATTGGAGGGAATTTTAGTAATCAAAATTCATGGACAAATTATTCTACTTCAATACCTGCCGCTTATGCTGGAACAACCTTTAGACTTGTATTTGAGTGGGTAAATGATGCCGTTTCAGGAACTACAAATCCTCCAGCTGGCATTGATGATGTTTCATTAATTTCGAAAAAACCAATATGTTTAGCTCCAAATCAAGCTACAAGTTTTCTCTCTGGAACTAAAACATCTACTTCTTTTCCTGCTTCATTTTCAGGAAGTGCAAATGGATATCTAGTTATTCAATCAAATTCAAACATTCCTCCAACTCAACCTGTTGATGGTGTTTTATATTCGAGTACTAACATAAGTTCACTCGGAAGTGGGTTGACATTTATTCAAACCAGTTCATCAACATCAATACCTAGCAATCTATTAATTGAAAATACTCAATACTTTTACTACATATACGCTTACACTAACAATAGTGGATGTTCAGGTGGACCAATTTACAATGCATCTGGTCCATTGATTGGTAGTGGAATTACTTGCCCAGGCACACCAAATTCCTTATTAGCAACTGGTATAACATCAAATAGTTTTAATTTAAGTTGGTCTAACCCTAATGGCGGTTCAGCTTCAGCTCTAACGTATATTATTCAAATAACAACTGATTCTGGCTACACAACAAATATTTCGGGTTCTCCGTTTTCAGTATCAGCAAATACAATAAACATAACAAGTTTATCAGCAAGTACAACTTATTATTATAGAATATTAGCTAGTAATGGATGTAATAGTTCTTATGTTAATGGAAATATAATAACATTAGCTCCAGCTACTCCATGTTCTAATGCAACAAATTTAGCTTGTGGTACAATAAATTTAGCAGGAACAACAGTAGGGTCAACCAACTATTCAAATGGAAGTGGGTGTTTCTTAAGCGACTTTGGAAAATGGTATACCTTTATTGGAGATGGGAATTTAAACACTATAACCACAACAGGAACTGGTGGTTTCGATCAAGAAATGGCGATTGCAAGAGGAAGCTGTGGTAGTTTAACAAACATTACTTGTCAAGATGTTGGTTTTAGTAACGGCAATGAAAGCTACAGTTTTGTTGCAACTTTAGGAACAACTTATTATGTATATGTTGCTCATTATCTTTCAGGTAGTTCAACAACTGGCACATTTACAATATCAAGAACTTGTACAACACCTATTGCTAATGATGAATGCACTGGAGTTACTACAATAACAGCAAATTCAGGTGAGGCATGTACAACAAGTGTGTCTTCAACCACAGTTGGCGCAACTCAGTCCCAATCAGGATGTGCGGGAACAGCAGATGATGATGTATGGTTCAAATTTGTCGCCATATCAACATCACACATTATGACTGTAATACCAGGGACCTTAAATGATGCAGTGTTACAATTTTTTAGTGGAAATTGTGGTTCTTTAACAAGTTTTGGATGTTTAGATTCAACCTCTGGCAGCTCGGCAGAAATTGCATCACTAACAGGATTAACAATTGGAAACACTTACTATATGAGGGTTTACAGTTATTCAAATGGTTCTGGACAAGGGACATTTACAGCCTGTTTAACAACACCAATCCCTCCATGTTCAAACATAACTCCAATTGCTTGTGGAACTAACTCAGTAACTATATCTCCTGGCAATGGTATATATTCGCCAGGTTCGTGCGGATGGTCAACTCCAGGAAGAGAAGTAATATTCAGCTTTACCCCAACCGTAAGTGGTAATTATACAATTTCACAATCAAATGCATATACTTACATAGATTATTTTTATAAAATTGCAAGCGGCGGTTGTAGTGGAACAGGATGGACTTGTATATTTGATACTTCAGGGGCAGCTACAAGTGCGACCTTTAATTTGACAGCAGGTATTCAATATTATTTTTTATTAGACCCAGAAAACACTAATGGCGGAACCGTTAACTTTAGTTTAAATTGTCCATGTAATCCTGGAACAGGAACAGGTGTAACAACACTTGGATGTCCGTATATAGTAACAGGCGGATTGGGATTAAATGGAGCAGATTCTTCTCCGATTAATTGTAATAGTGGGAATTGCGTAAATCTAGAAGCTACTTATTTGCAATTAAATCAAACAACTAATTATACAGTTTCTTCAATACCTTATTCTCCACCTTATCAATTTGGATGTTTAACCAATCAAGTTAGTGTTAATATTGATGACAGGTGGTCATCAATTGTAAATCTTCCATTTAATTTTTGTTTTTATGGAAATAGTTATAATTCATGCGTTATCGGCTCAAATGGAATGCTTTCATTCAATACTTCTTATGCTACCACATCATCTGGATATGAGTTTAACAACAATCTACCAAGTACAGTTGGCGCATTATTTGGAAATACAATTTACGGTGTATATCATGATATTGATCCTAGTAAAGGTGGTGAAGTTGGATGGGAACTAATAACTTTAAATACTGGATGTAGAGCATTGATAGCATCTTGGAAAGATGTACCAATGTATAGGGATAATACAATAAAATATACAGGCATGATGGTTTTATACGAAAACACAAACATTATAGAAGTATACATTAAAGAAAAACTAGTAGATTCATATTCATCTTATTACAATGATTCATGGAACTGGGGCAATGCAATTGTTGGAGTTCAAAATGCCGCTGGAACTTCAGCTGTAGTTGCTCCGGGTAGAAACGGATTGGACACAAATTGGTCAACCATTAATGAAGCTTGGAGATTTACACCTTCTGGATCTTCCTTGACATCAATAAAATGGTTTGAAGGATTAGGAACTACTGGACCTCTTCTTGGAACAACAAACACTATAAATGTTTGCCCTACATTTACAACAACTTATACGGCTGAAGTAACTTATACTTTATGTAATGGAACAAATCTTAAAATAGTTGATGACACTACTGTTAATGTTAATGGCTCAAAAGTTTGGAATGGTAGTATTGATACGGATTGGGATAAAAATAATAATTGGACTCCAATTGGGATACCAAATGGGACAGATTGCGTAACAATTCCAAACACTACCAATAAGCCAATTGTTTCAGGATCAAGTTATAATGGTCTTGCTGGAACTTTAACCGTTTTAAATAACGCTCTTTTAACTATTAATTCTAACAATAGCATAACAGTTACAGACTGGGTTAACATTCAACCTACTGGAGGGTTTTTAATTAATAACAATGCTAGTTTAGTGCAAATAAATAATACAACTAACATTGGTAATATAGTTTACAAAAGAAATGCATTTATTAGAAGTCTAGATTATGTTTACTGGTCCTCTCCTGTTTCAAACTTTAATATTAACAATATTGCTTCTCCACTATCATTTTGGGGAATTTACAAATGGAATACTATTGTAGCAAATCCTAATGGAGGACAAGGAAATTGGGAGAATGCATCAGGTAATATTATGATTCCAGGTAAAGGATATATTGCAAGTGGACCATCAAGTTTTAGTTCATCAACTGCATCAAATTTTAATGGCAGTTTTACTGGTGTTCCAAATAATGGAAATATTACACTCCAAATACAAAGAGGAAACGATACAAATACATCATTTCATGTTGGTAATAATGGCTCAGAGATATCCAATTATAGTGACAATTGGAATCTAGTAGGTAATCCATATCCATCTGCAATAAGAGGAAGTCAATTTTTATTTAACAATAATACCAAAATTGAAGGTAATATTAAATTATGGACTCATGGTACTCTACCTGCAAATATTGCAAGTCCTTTTTATGATTCTTTTGCTTACAATTATAGTCCCGGTGATTATTTGACATATAATTTTACTGGTACTAGTTGTTGTCCTCTTGCAGCATCTGATCTATTTATTGGCTCTGGACAAGGTTTTTTTGTTCAAATGATTGATGGTCCAGCAGCAACAGATTTTATTTCATTCAACAATGATTTAAGAAGTTCAACTTACAGCAACAGTACTTTCTATAGAACGTTGAATGAACCTAACAATAATTTTGACATTAATTCCTTAGAAAGAAATAGAATTTGGTTAGATATAATTAACTCTAATGGACAATCAGACAGAACACTTTTTGGTTATATCGAAGGTGCAACAATGAACAGAGATAGTTTTTATGATTGTGTAACTCAGAATACAGGAGGAACATTAATTTATTCACTTATTGACAACACAAAATACTCAATTCAAGGCAGAAGTTTACCCTTTGACATAAATGATGAAGTTCCTATAGGAGTTAATATTCCTTCATCGGGAAATTATTCAATAGCTATTGGAGCTGTTGATGGATTGTTTAATTATCAAAATATATATCTAAAAGACATTTTGTTGAATATTACTCATGACATTAAAACATCTCCTTATCAGTTTACATCACAGTCAGGAATTATTAATGATAGGTTCAAAATTGTGTATCAACAAAATTCTCTTGGAATAAATGATTTATCAATAAACAACAATATTAAAGTTATTACTAATGATGAAGTTGCAGTTAGCTCGAGTAATCTTCAAATGGATTCTATAATTGTATTTAATGTTTTAGGGCAAAAAATAAACACATACAACAATATTAATAACAATTATTTCACTTTAAACAATCTAAGAAAAAACAACACAACCCTATTGCTAAAAATAAAGTTGAATACTGGAGAAATAATAATTAGAAAAGTTTTGTATTAACTAAAAGTAGTTTAAAAAATTCCAAAAAGACCTTTGCTTTAAATAGTTAAGGTCTTTTTCATTTTGATAAGCTTCTTTCTCAAAAGATATGTTTCTATAAGCTTGATTCCAATTCTTTAATGTAAAAAAAAGAACTATAAACTCTAAAAAATACCAAATAAAAAAAGGAATGATTAACAACTCCAATTGCTGTCTAATGTGAATTTTTTCATGATTAACAACAATTAAATTTTGTTTAGATTTTAAATCTTTCAAAATAATAAATGGAAACAAAGAAATTCCACTATATCCTTTAGGTATTAAATATTTCGAAACAATAATCAACATTATTTATAAAGTCTTTAAATTTGCACCTATGAATGACCAAAATACAGAAAATAAATTAATCGAAGGCGAAGATTATTATTTAACTCCTGAAGGTTATCGCTGTTTTACTGAAAAATATCATTTAAAACGTGGATATTGTTGCAAAAGTGGTTGCAGACATTGTCCTTACGGATTTGATAAAAAAACCGGAACCATAAAACCAAAAAAATAAAACAACTAACTATAACAAACACTAAAATGACATTTAAAGAGCAAATTCTTCAAGGAATTCCGTCTATTTTACCTCAACCAAAACCTTATGAAAAGGAAATAAACCACGCACCAAAAAGAAAAGAGATACTTTCTGATGACGAAAAAAAATTAGCACTGCAAAATGCTTTACGCTATTTTGAACCAAAACATCACGCAGAATTAATCACTGAATTTAAAGCGGAACTTGAAACTTACGGTAGAATTTATATGTACCGTTTGCGTCCTGATTATAAAATGTATGCAAGACCAATTTCCGAATATCCCGGAAAAAGTGAACAAGCTAAGGCAATCATGCTAATGATTCAAAATAACTTAGATTATGCGGTTGCTCAACATCCTCATGAATTGATTACATATGGCGGAAATGGTGCTGTTTTTCAAAACTGGGCACAATACTTATTAGCCATGCAATATCTTGCTGAAATGACTGATGAACAAACATTAGCAATGTATTCTGGTCATCCGATGGGTTTGTTTCCAAGTCATAAAGAAGCACCAAGAGTTGTAGTTACTAACGGAATGGTAATTCCAAATTATTCAAAACCGGATGATTGGGAGAAAATGAACGCTCTAGGCGTTTCGCAATACGGACAAATGACAGCTGGAAGTTATATGTATATTGGTCCTCAAGGAATTGTCCATGGAACTACAATCACGGTTTTAAATGGATTCAGAAAAATAAAAAAATCTCCAAAAGGTGGATTATTTGTCACTTCTGGTCTTGGTGGAATGTCTGGCGCACAACCAAAAGCAGGAAACATTGCGGGTTGTGTAACTGTTTGTGCTGAAGTAAATCCAAAAATTACCCATATTCGTCATTCTCAAGGTTGGATTAATGAGATTATTGAAAACATTGACGAATTAGTTCCTAGAGTTAAAAAAGCTTTAGAGAACAAGGAAGTTGTATCGATAGCTTATTTAGGAAATGTGGTTGATGTATGGGAACGTTTTGATAAAGAAAATTTACATATAGACTTAGGTTCAGATCAAACTTCACTACACAATCCTTGGGCTGGCGGTTATTATCCAGTTGGAATTTCATTTGAAGAAGCTAATGAAATGATGGCTAACAATCCAGAAAAATTCAAGGAAGAAGTTCAAAAAACGTTGCGTCGACATGCTGCAGCAATTAATAAACATACTGCTAAAGGAACTTATTTCTTTGATTATGGTAATGCCTTTTTATTAGAGGCATCTCGAGCTGGAGCAGATATTATGGCTGAGAATCATATCGATTTTAAATATCCAAGCTACGTACAAGATATCATGGGGCCAATGTGTTTTGATTACGGTTTCGGTCCATTCCGTTGGGTTTGCGCTTCAGGAAATCCTGAAGATTTAGCTAAAACTGACGAAATTGCTTGCTATGTTTTGGAAGAAATGATGCAAAATTCTCCAGAAGAAATCCAGCAACAAATGGCAGATAATATTCAATGGATAAAAGGCGCACAAGAAAACAAATTAGTTGTCGGTTCGCAGGCCAGAATACTTTATGCAGATGCAGAAGGAAGAATTAAAATCGCAAAAGCTTTTAACCAAGCAATTGCAAAATGTGAAATAGGATATGTGATTTTAGGTCGTGATCATCATGACGTTTCTGGAACAGATTCTCCATATAGAGAAACTTCAAATATCTATGATGGTTCACGTTTTACTGCCGATATGGCAATCCAAAATGTCATTGGCGACAGTTTTCGCGGTGCAACTTGGGTTTCTATCCACAATGGAGGCGGAGTTGGCTGGGGTGAAGTAATTAATGGTGGTTTTGGCATGGTTCTTGACGGAACTAAAGAAGCTTCAAAACGTTTAGAATCAATGCTTTTCTGGGATGTAAATAATGGAATTTCGAGAAGAAGTTGGGCCAGAAATGAAGGTGCTATTTTTGCAATTAAAAGAGCGATGGAGACGCAACCTTTATTAAAAGTTACCATCCCAAATATAGTAGACGAATCACTATTATAATTTTAAAGTTTTGTTGTTTTGATTATTCTCAATTTTAAAATTTAAAATTATAATTTAAATAAATAGCTATGAAAAACATCAAATTCCTTCCGCTACTTTTACTTTTTATTATTACATCTTGTAGTTCAATTAAAGTAAATCAAGACTATGATAAAAATGTATCCTTTGATGGTTACAAAACTTATGCTTACCATAAAAGTGGCATTGATAAAGTAGAAATATCAGATTTAGATAAAAAAAGAATTCTACGTTCTATCGATGAAGTTATGGCAAGTAAAGGATTTACAAAATCTGAAAACCCTGATTTGTTAATTAATTTCTTCACAAAGGAAAGAGAACAAGTCAATGTAAACCAATTTAATGCTGGCTGGGGTTATGGCTGGGGTTGGGGTTGGAATCCGTGGATGTGGGGTGGAAACACAACCATATCAAGATATAGTGAAGGTATTTTGACCATTGATATAATTGATGCTAAGAAGAGAGAATTGATTTGGCAAGGCGAAGGTGAAGGTGTTTTAACCAAAAACACTGAAAAGAAAGAAGAAAATGTAAAAGAGTTTGTCACAAAAATTCTGGCTCAATATCCGCCACAAAAGAAATAAATAAAAAAACCTCCAATTTGGAGGTTTTTTTATTTAATAGTTTAACAACTCTTCAATCTTAACTTTTACTTTATCTACATTTGGAATCATGGTGAATTCTAAAGTACTATTTAAAGGAATTGCAGGCATATTTTCAGAACCAATTACCATAACTGGAGCATCTAAATTCTTGAAACATTTTTCTTGAATTAGACCTGCTAAACTTCTTGCGAAAGAATTATTAGTTGGTTCTTCAGTTACCACTAAACATTTTTTAGTTTTTCTTACTGATTTCAAAACTGCTTCTTCATCCAAAGGATATAAAGTACGTAAATCAATAATTTCAACTTGGTTTTTAAAATCTGCCGAAGCATTCAAAGCCCAATGAACTCCCATACCGTAAGTTACAATTGAAATAGTTTCTTTGGTTTCTTGTTCCCAAATCTCTTGAGCTATATTTGCTTTTCCAAAAGGCAACATATAATCTTCGCTTGGTTCGTTAACTCTTGCGGCATCTGTTCCTTTCACTTTACTCCAATACAAACCTTTATGTTCTAAAATCACCACTGGATTTGGGTCATAATAAGCAGCTTTTAACAAACCTTTTAAATCGGCACCATTGCTTGGGTAAGCTATTTTTATTCCTTTAATATTCGTTAAAACACTTTCAACAGAAGACGAATGATATGGTCCGCCACTTCCGTAAGCTCCAATTGGAACTCGCAAAATCATGCTTACTGGCCATTTCCCATTAGATAAATAGCAAGAACGACTAACTTCAGTAAACAATTGGTTTAAACCAGGCCAAATGTAATCGGCAAATTGAACCTCAACAATTGGTTTTAATCCAACAGCTGACATTCCAACGGTTGAACCAACGATAAATGCTTCTTGGATTGGTGTATTGAAAACACGTTCATCTCCAAATTTTTGAGCTAAAGTTGCTGCTTCTCTAAAAACGCCACCTAATCTTCCACCAACATCTTGTCCATAAAGTAAACTTTCTGGATGCTTTCGCATGATTTCTTCCACAGCAAACAAAGCACAATCCACCATTACCACTTTTTCTTCACGTTGTGGATTTCGCTCTCCAACTTCTTCTGTGATTAATGTTGGAGCAAAATCGTGCGTAAATAAATCTTCAGGTTTTGGATCTTCAGCTTTTTGCGCTTTTTCGAAATCTACTTTTACTTTTGAAATTGCTTCTTTTTCTAATTCTTTTATTTCATTTTCCGAAAATCCAACATCTGAAAGTTGTTTCTTCAGTACTGGAAATGGATCACAAGATTTTGCTTCTTCTAAATCATCACGATACCATTCCATTCGAACTCCAGAAGTATGATGATTCAATAACGGAACTTTGGCATGTACTAAAAATGGTCTTCTTTCTGTACGAATGGTTGCAATTACTTTTTCAAGTGCTTCGTAACTTTCTGTAAAGTTGGCTCCATCGATAGAAATGGCTTCAATTCCGTGGAATCCTTTGGCATATTCAAACGCATTTTGAGCACGAGTTTCGGCTGCATTAGCTGAAATATCCCAACCGTTATCTTGTACTAAATACAAAATTGGCAATTGTTTTAAAGCTGCCATTTGAAGTGCTTCAGCAATTTCTCCTTCAGTAACAGAAGCATCACCTAAAGAACAAACCACTAAAGGTTTTTCTTTAATATCTTCAGAAATATTTGTTTTTTCTTTATACCAAAAACCCATTGCTGCTCCAGTGGCTGGAATAGCTTGCATTCCAGTTGCAGAAGATTGATGTGGGATTTTTGGTTTATCAGCATCCTTCAAACTGGGATGACAATAATAAGTACGACCACCAGAAAACGGATCTTCTTTTTTGGCCATTAATTGCAACATCAAATCGTAAGGTTGCATTCCAATTCCCAACAACATGGCATCATCACGATAATACGGAAACGCATAATCTTGAGGCAATAATTGCATTGCAACCGCAATCTGAATGGCTTCGTGTCCACGTGATGTTGCGTGAACATATTTTGAAACTATTTTAAAATTTTCTTCATATAATTCACTCATGGCTTTTGCGGTTGCCATAGTTGAAAATGCTTTTTGTAATATGTTTTTATCTAACATTCTTTCTTTTTTGAAATCTATTCCGCTTCTATAACCCAACCGAATGGATCTTCAATTTCTTGTTTTTTAATTTTATTCAAAGTATCATTTACCATTATTGAAACCGGATTTTCTAAAGGAAATTTGATTGATAAATCATTATTCCCAATTTCTTCAATCATCGCAATTCCTACTGCAGTTCCTGTTCCGAATGCTTCTTCTAAAGTTCCATTTTGTGAAGCTACAATAATTTCAGATATTTTAATTGGTCTTTCAGTTACTTCAAATCCTTTATGTCTTAATAAATCAATGACACTCATTCTTGTTATTCCGGATAAAATTGAACCAGTCAAGCTTGGCGTGATGAATTTTCCTCCTATTTTGAAGAAAATATTCATGGTTCCAACTTCTTGAATGTATTCAAAATCATGTGCATCAAGCCATAAAACTTGGTCATAACCTTTAGCTTTTGCATATTCTGTTGGGCGAATAGCTGCTGCATAATTTCCTGCAGCTT
The window above is part of the Flavobacterium sp. PMTSA4 genome. Proteins encoded here:
- a CDS encoding alpha-ketoacid dehydrogenase subunit alpha/beta, which produces MLDKNILQKAFSTMATAKAMSELYEENFKIVSKYVHATSRGHEAIQIAVAMQLLPQDYAFPYYRDDAMLLGIGMQPYDLMLQLMAKKEDPFSGGRTYYCHPSLKDADKPKIPHQSSATGMQAIPATGAAMGFWYKEKTNISEDIKEKPLVVCSLGDASVTEGEIAEALQMAALKQLPILYLVQDNGWDISANAAETRAQNAFEYAKGFHGIEAISIDGANFTESYEALEKVIATIRTERRPFLVHAKVPLLNHHTSGVRMEWYRDDLEEAKSCDPFPVLKKQLSDVGFSENEIKELEKEAISKVKVDFEKAQKAEDPKPEDLFTHDFAPTLITEEVGERNPQREEKVVMVDCALFAVEEIMRKHPESLLYGQDVGGRLGGVFREAATLAQKFGDERVFNTPIQEAFIVGSTVGMSAVGLKPIVEVQFADYIWPGLNQLFTEVSRSCYLSNGKWPVSMILRVPIGAYGSGGPYHSSSVESVLTNIKGIKIAYPSNGADLKGLLKAAYYDPNPVVILEHKGLYWSKVKGTDAARVNEPSEDYMLPFGKANIAQEIWEQETKETISIVTYGMGVHWALNASADFKNQVEIIDLRTLYPLDEEAVLKSVRKTKKCLVVTEEPTNNSFARSLAGLIQEKCFKNLDAPVMVIGSENMPAIPLNSTLEFTMIPNVDKVKVKIEELLNY
- a CDS encoding urocanate hydratase is translated as MTFKEQILQGIPSILPQPKPYEKEINHAPKRKEILSDDEKKLALQNALRYFEPKHHAELITEFKAELETYGRIYMYRLRPDYKMYARPISEYPGKSEQAKAIMLMIQNNLDYAVAQHPHELITYGGNGAVFQNWAQYLLAMQYLAEMTDEQTLAMYSGHPMGLFPSHKEAPRVVVTNGMVIPNYSKPDDWEKMNALGVSQYGQMTAGSYMYIGPQGIVHGTTITVLNGFRKIKKSPKGGLFVTSGLGGMSGAQPKAGNIAGCVTVCAEVNPKITHIRHSQGWINEIIENIDELVPRVKKALENKEVVSIAYLGNVVDVWERFDKENLHIDLGSDQTSLHNPWAGGYYPVGISFEEANEMMANNPEKFKEEVQKTLRRHAAAINKHTAKGTYFFDYGNAFLLEASRAGADIMAENHIDFKYPSYVQDIMGPMCFDYGFGPFRWVCASGNPEDLAKTDEIACYVLEEMMQNSPEEIQQQMADNIQWIKGAQENKLVVGSQARILYADAEGRIKIAKAFNQAIAKCEIGYVILGRDHHDVSGTDSPYRETSNIYDGSRFTADMAIQNVIGDSFRGATWVSIHNGGGVGWGEVINGGFGMVLDGTKEASKRLESMLFWDVNNGISRRSWARNEGAIFAIKRAMETQPLLKVTIPNIVDESLL
- a CDS encoding DUF4136 domain-containing protein produces the protein MKNIKFLPLLLLFIITSCSSIKVNQDYDKNVSFDGYKTYAYHKSGIDKVEISDLDKKRILRSIDEVMASKGFTKSENPDLLINFFTKEREQVNVNQFNAGWGYGWGWGWNPWMWGGNTTISRYSEGILTIDIIDAKKRELIWQGEGEGVLTKNTEKKEENVKEFVTKILAQYPPQKK